In Pirellulales bacterium, one DNA window encodes the following:
- a CDS encoding AsmA-like C-terminal region-containing protein, protein MRAEVTAAQRFRVAGPALSAPAFVVLRDFFNACWFAFKWGLLAALLAAIGLGLYFYGRLNDEIRLRVQAKIAAAYPNLKVTIHSAQLLDRQGIEIRGLAISDPRLTGAAAELAYFDEVLFCCQTNLTELLKHEPKITRIMVRRPRLQASRRPDGSWSLSQLLPLPKLSENKAEVQIENGQFLIFDSQRNPPVTYSFHDINLSLKPSGDAATADGATYELRGALAGDHVQQIQIAGQLNRATGAVDLNGTVNGIDICPELMAALPPDEAARLQPLAPLRGQANLQFHVWRDQLQAQPWQFDVAGELESGRFDDARLPQALADLRAKFHADNRGFQIADLTTRNGPSALRLSARMDGFQPGSPLMVEGEALHLLVGPMWEPLLPPKLLEQWRKFQPAGEVNIKNAQAAFDGQHWQLNATVECLNVSLMYYKFPYRVEHGNGTLQLTCDPKTRQNRVTLDLVAFAGSRPVKIAGEFINPGPEFTGGLSISGTGMPFDQSLYSAISEVQPKASDVVQSLHLGGAFNFRVDCLRDDPHSINMHQHLQVELDHCSLRYDRFPYPLYNVVGKLEMIDGHWAFRGLEGANHTGHVTCDGSVTPVGQGVSLALEFKGRDVVLEEELRDALPVRMQPIWNDMKPKGSFNLLQADVSFTSADKQLKVKAAVQPVGETVSIDPTYFPYRLEKVQGGITFSEDRCDFQNLRAVHDRTPISATGFCEHGPDGAFHLHFDNIYAEHVRLDADRDLMIALPVRLRKAVVQLNPTGFITLNGMLDFWGQRPPLLPSGAPPAVLGDCRVVTQWQNMQFDIEQGTLHTGVEVENIHGGGVFSGSFDPNRNDGQRLITRGELNLDSVTWNNFQFTNVVGPVYVDDRQVIVGADADQPPPGRSPRHLFGKCYGGGAEADATVALDDTPRFAVQAKLNKVDMNRFCIESVPGRQKLKGNVDASIRLSGSAAGLHTLNGDGQVQLTNADIYELPVMVALLKFLNLKLPDKNAFTKSDIAFHIDGEHVILKNIEFSGDAISLVGDGEANLNTDINLKLQPIVGRSDLQLPAWKRLMSGASEQIMQIHVTGTLADPHPKREALPGINQALQTIQTGMQPQNRTLPPPPNMSSTGTQPLSGIQEVPLR, encoded by the coding sequence TTGCGCGCCGAAGTGACGGCGGCGCAAAGGTTTCGTGTCGCGGGACCGGCGCTTTCCGCGCCGGCGTTTGTCGTGCTGCGCGATTTTTTCAATGCGTGTTGGTTTGCCTTTAAATGGGGGCTCCTGGCTGCGCTGTTAGCGGCAATCGGTTTGGGGCTTTATTTTTACGGCCGGCTGAACGACGAAATTCGATTGCGCGTGCAGGCGAAAATTGCCGCGGCTTATCCGAACCTCAAGGTTACGATTCACTCGGCGCAGCTTCTGGACCGGCAGGGAATTGAAATCCGCGGCTTGGCGATTAGCGATCCGCGCCTGACCGGGGCCGCAGCAGAACTGGCCTACTTCGACGAAGTGTTGTTCTGTTGCCAAACGAATCTGACAGAACTGTTAAAGCACGAGCCGAAAATCACGCGCATCATGGTTCGGCGTCCGCGATTGCAGGCTTCACGCCGACCGGATGGTTCTTGGAGTTTGAGTCAACTGCTGCCGCTGCCGAAGCTCAGCGAAAACAAAGCCGAAGTCCAAATCGAAAACGGCCAGTTTCTGATTTTCGATTCGCAGCGAAATCCTCCGGTCACCTATAGCTTCCACGATATCAACCTCAGCCTAAAGCCGTCGGGCGATGCTGCAACCGCCGACGGGGCCACGTACGAGCTGCGCGGAGCCCTGGCGGGCGATCACGTGCAGCAAATTCAGATTGCGGGACAATTGAACCGCGCAACGGGAGCCGTCGATTTGAATGGCACGGTCAATGGCATCGATATTTGTCCCGAGCTGATGGCTGCATTGCCACCGGATGAAGCCGCCCGCTTGCAACCGCTAGCGCCCTTGCGCGGCCAGGCGAACTTGCAATTCCACGTCTGGCGCGACCAGTTGCAGGCACAACCCTGGCAATTCGACGTAGCCGGCGAATTAGAATCGGGCCGATTCGATGACGCACGCTTGCCGCAAGCATTAGCCGATTTGCGCGCCAAGTTTCATGCCGACAATCGGGGCTTCCAAATTGCCGATTTAACCACCCGCAACGGTCCCAGCGCGCTGCGGTTAAGCGCGCGGATGGACGGTTTTCAGCCTGGCTCGCCCCTCATGGTAGAAGGGGAAGCGTTGCACTTGCTCGTGGGACCCATGTGGGAGCCGCTCTTGCCGCCAAAACTGCTGGAACAGTGGCGAAAATTCCAGCCGGCCGGCGAGGTGAACATCAAAAACGCGCAAGCCGCATTCGATGGCCAGCATTGGCAGTTAAATGCGACCGTGGAGTGCTTGAATGTATCGCTCATGTATTACAAGTTCCCGTACCGCGTGGAGCATGGCAATGGAACGCTGCAATTAACCTGCGATCCGAAAACCCGGCAAAATCGCGTGACGCTTGATTTAGTGGCTTTCGCCGGCAGTCGGCCTGTGAAGATCGCCGGCGAATTCATCAATCCGGGACCGGAGTTTACCGGCGGGCTTTCGATCAGTGGCACCGGCATGCCGTTCGATCAAAGCTTATACAGCGCCATCAGCGAAGTGCAACCCAAGGCCAGCGATGTGGTGCAATCGTTGCATTTGGGTGGCGCGTTTAATTTTCGCGTCGATTGCCTGCGCGACGATCCGCATAGCATCAACATGCATCAGCATTTGCAGGTCGAGCTGGACCATTGCTCGCTACGTTACGATCGTTTTCCCTATCCGCTGTATAACGTAGTGGGAAAATTGGAAATGATCGATGGCCACTGGGCGTTCCGTGGCCTGGAAGGAGCAAATCACACCGGGCACGTCACCTGCGACGGCAGCGTGACGCCCGTCGGCCAAGGCGTCAGCCTGGCATTGGAATTCAAGGGGCGCGATGTCGTGCTGGAAGAAGAATTGCGCGACGCCCTGCCGGTCCGCATGCAACCCATTTGGAACGATATGAAGCCCAAGGGCTCGTTCAACTTGCTGCAGGCCGATGTCAGCTTCACCTCGGCCGATAAGCAATTGAAAGTTAAAGCGGCCGTGCAACCGGTGGGCGAAACGGTTTCCATCGACCCCACGTATTTTCCGTATCGCTTGGAAAAAGTTCAGGGCGGCATCACGTTCAGTGAAGACCGCTGCGATTTTCAAAATTTACGAGCCGTGCACGATCGCACGCCAATTTCCGCCACCGGCTTTTGCGAACATGGGCCGGATGGCGCATTCCATTTGCACTTCGACAATATTTACGCCGAGCATGTGCGGCTGGATGCCGACCGCGATTTAATGATCGCCCTGCCGGTGCGACTGCGTAAGGCCGTGGTGCAATTGAATCCGACGGGTTTTATCACCTTAAACGGCATGCTCGATTTTTGGGGGCAGCGGCCGCCGCTATTGCCCAGCGGCGCACCGCCGGCGGTGCTGGGAGATTGCCGCGTGGTCACCCAGTGGCAAAACATGCAGTTCGACATCGAGCAGGGAACGTTGCACACGGGCGTCGAAGTGGAAAATATTCACGGCGGCGGCGTGTTCAGCGGCAGCTTCGATCCGAATCGCAACGATGGTCAGCGATTGATTACCCGGGGCGAATTGAATCTCGATTCCGTCACCTGGAACAATTTCCAATTCACCAATGTCGTCGGGCCGGTGTATGTGGACGACCGGCAAGTGATTGTGGGAGCCGATGCCGACCAGCCGCCGCCAGGCCGTTCGCCACGGCATTTATTCGGCAAGTGCTATGGCGGCGGGGCGGAGGCCGATGCCACGGTGGCTTTGGACGATACGCCCCGGTTTGCGGTGCAGGCCAAGCTGAACAAGGTCGACATGAATCGGTTTTGCATTGAATCGGTTCCCGGTCGGCAAAAACTCAAAGGAAATGTCGACGCCAGCATTCGCTTGAGTGGCTCCGCGGCGGGCTTGCACACGTTGAACGGCGACGGCCAAGTGCAACTCACGAATGCGGATATTTACGAGTTGCCTGTCATGGTGGCGCTGCTCAAATTCCTGAATTTGAAACTGCCCGACAAGAACGCCTTTACCAAAAGCGACATTGCGTTCCACATCGACGGCGAGCACGTGATTTTGAAAAATATCGAGTTCAGCGGCGACGCGATCAGCTTGGTTGGCGACGGTGAAGCAAATTTGAACACGGACATCAATCTCAAGCTGCAACCGATCGTCGGCCGCAGCGATTTGCAATTGCCCGCCTGGAAACGGTTGATGAGCGGAGCCAGCGAACAGATCATGCAAATTCACGTGACGGGCACGCTGGCCGATCCACACCCCAAGCGCGAAGCGTTGCCAGGGATCAATCAGGCATTGCAAACGATTCAGACCGGCATGCAGCCACAAAATCGCACATTGCCGCCACCCCCGAATATGTCGTCAACAGGCACGCAGCCTCTTTCTGGAATTCAAGAAGTGCCGCTA
- a CDS encoding MFS transporter yields MINRNDRRLFWACWIALVATAFGFMIRGSLLDTWGAQFGLDEVQKGQINGAGIWPFAVSIILFSLFIDKIGYGRAMVFAFLAHVSYVIVVVCAPLVLAAPGAKPEATTAGQQTGYWMLYIGNLIFALGNGTVEAVVNPVVATMFSRDKTKWLNALHAGWPGGLVLAGLIAIGMGSIAWQWKVGMIFLPVVVYGLMMLSCKFPVNERVAAGSSYRDMLAEFGILGALVAFPLIIREVGGDFGASNTLQIVIAAVIVLAFGAAARSFGRPMFIFILLIMFPLATTELGTDNWITSLMTPEMEHLGYNAAWVLVYTSIIMLILRLAAGPIVHKLSPLGLLAVCAVLAACGLFFLSKAAGMTIFAAATLYGVGKSFFWPTMLGVVSEQFPKGGALTLNATGGVGMLAVGVLGMPFIGLLQEKATTSELRQQQPALYAVVKADADKQSVFGTYESVDPTKVSALPKADQDEIAATEKTAKKGALASMAVFPCIMFVCYLILIIYFRSKGGYQAQVLTGHAARDKEFTGGTAGPGEA; encoded by the coding sequence ATGATTAATCGCAACGATCGCCGGTTGTTTTGGGCCTGTTGGATTGCGCTGGTCGCCACTGCGTTTGGTTTCATGATTCGTGGATCGCTGCTGGATACGTGGGGAGCTCAATTCGGTCTCGATGAGGTTCAGAAAGGGCAAATCAACGGCGCGGGAATTTGGCCGTTTGCCGTGAGCATCATTCTGTTCAGTCTGTTCATCGACAAAATCGGTTACGGCCGCGCGATGGTGTTTGCCTTTCTCGCGCATGTGAGTTACGTCATTGTTGTGGTTTGCGCGCCGCTGGTGTTGGCCGCTCCAGGAGCGAAACCCGAGGCAACTACTGCCGGCCAACAAACCGGTTACTGGATGCTATACATCGGGAATTTGATCTTCGCGCTGGGCAACGGTACGGTGGAAGCGGTCGTGAATCCAGTAGTTGCCACCATGTTTTCGCGCGACAAAACCAAGTGGCTCAACGCGCTGCACGCCGGCTGGCCCGGCGGCTTGGTGTTGGCAGGGCTAATCGCCATCGGCATGGGCAGCATCGCTTGGCAATGGAAAGTCGGGATGATCTTTCTGCCAGTTGTGGTTTACGGCCTGATGATGCTCTCGTGCAAGTTTCCTGTGAACGAGCGTGTGGCTGCCGGCAGCTCCTACCGAGACATGCTGGCCGAGTTCGGTATTTTGGGCGCGCTGGTAGCGTTTCCGTTGATCATTCGGGAAGTGGGGGGAGACTTTGGGGCGAGCAACACGCTGCAAATTGTGATTGCCGCCGTCATTGTTCTCGCCTTTGGCGCCGCAGCCCGCTCCTTCGGCCGTCCAATGTTTATCTTTATTTTGCTGATCATGTTTCCGTTAGCTACGACCGAATTGGGAACCGACAATTGGATTACGAGTTTGATGACCCCTGAAATGGAGCATCTGGGCTACAACGCGGCCTGGGTGCTCGTCTACACGTCGATTATCATGTTGATCTTGCGGTTAGCTGCCGGACCGATTGTTCATAAGTTGTCACCGCTGGGTTTGTTAGCAGTCTGCGCGGTGTTGGCTGCCTGTGGATTGTTTTTCCTGTCGAAAGCCGCCGGAATGACGATTTTCGCCGCCGCCACATTGTACGGCGTGGGCAAATCGTTCTTCTGGCCCACGATGCTGGGCGTGGTCTCTGAACAATTTCCCAAAGGGGGCGCACTCACGCTTAATGCCACGGGCGGAGTGGGCATGTTAGCCGTCGGCGTGTTGGGCATGCCCTTCATCGGTTTGCTGCAAGAGAAAGCTACGACCAGCGAATTGAGACAGCAACAACCGGCCCTTTATGCGGTAGTAAAAGCCGACGCCGATAAGCAAAGCGTGTTCGGCACCTACGAATCGGTTGATCCGACCAAGGTCAGCGCGCTGCCCAAAGCGGATCAGGACGAAATTGCCGCTACGGAGAAAACCGCGAAGAAGGGAGCCCTGGCAAGCATGGCCGTGTTCCCTTGCATTATGTTTGTCTGTTATTTGATTTTGATCATCTACTTCCGCTCAAAAGGCGGTTATCAGGCGCAGGTATTGACGGGCCATGCAGCGAGAGACAAAGAATTCACTGGCGGAACCGCCGGACCAGGCGAGGCGTGA